The Iamia majanohamensis genome window below encodes:
- a CDS encoding type II secretion system F family protein produces the protein MRLLVLSGLALWVGATLLLSTTRWFSRRPLTERLRPYTPGGMAPANRAGLLSLESFRDVVAPLSQRVGEQVARLFGVSEDLSVRLARIHSPLDVAAFRVRQLGWVVAAFGLGGLAALGLGLPPAIGVLAVIGAPLLTFLVLEQQLSSASNRWKRRLFLELPTVSEQIGLLLSAGYSLSGALNRVAGRSQGACGQDLRRAIGRVRQGLSETAALREWADLADVEGVERLVHVLALNREASDLGRLISEEARSIRRDVQRELVETIERRAQQVWIPVTVATLLPGVIFLSVPFIQALSLFSGSGQ, from the coding sequence ATGAGGCTCCTCGTCCTCTCCGGGCTCGCCCTCTGGGTCGGCGCCACCCTGCTGCTGTCGACCACCCGGTGGTTCTCCCGCCGGCCCCTCACCGAGCGCCTCCGCCCCTACACGCCCGGGGGCATGGCCCCGGCGAACCGCGCGGGCCTGCTGTCGCTGGAGAGCTTCCGCGACGTCGTCGCCCCCCTCTCCCAGCGGGTCGGCGAGCAGGTCGCCCGGCTCTTCGGCGTGAGCGAGGACCTCTCGGTGCGCCTGGCCCGCATCCACTCCCCGCTCGACGTGGCCGCCTTCCGGGTCCGCCAGCTGGGCTGGGTCGTGGCCGCCTTCGGCCTCGGCGGGCTGGCCGCCCTCGGGCTCGGGCTGCCGCCGGCCATCGGCGTCCTCGCCGTCATCGGCGCCCCGCTGCTGACCTTCCTCGTCCTCGAGCAGCAGCTCTCCAGCGCCTCGAACCGATGGAAGCGCCGCCTGTTCCTGGAGCTGCCGACCGTCAGCGAGCAGATCGGGCTCCTGCTCTCGGCCGGCTACTCCCTCTCCGGTGCGCTCAACCGGGTGGCGGGTCGCAGCCAGGGGGCCTGCGGCCAGGACCTGCGCCGGGCCATTGGCCGCGTGCGCCAGGGGCTCTCGGAGACGGCCGCCCTGCGCGAGTGGGCCGACCTGGCCGACGTCGAGGGGGTCGAGCGGCTGGTGCACGTCCTGGCCCTCAACCGGGAGGCCAGCGACCTCGGGCGGCTCATCTCCGAGGAGGCCCGCTCCATCCGCCGCGACGTCCAGCGGGAGCTGGTCGAGACCATCGAGCGCCGGGCCCAGCAGGTGTGGATCCCGGTGACGGTGGCAACACTGCTCCCAGGCGTCATCTTCCTCTCCGTGCCCTTCATCCAGGCGCTCTCGCTCTTCTCTGGCTCCGGCCAGTGA
- a CDS encoding LysM peptidoglycan-binding domain-containing protein — translation MGTRRMATTGPRPAPEPPPPADPLLRRALIGVAWIVALVAIILLLGRLGSGQLSTPPLLDRSALQDWLATRDAVTVAFALVRLVGLVLAWYLLVVTALGLAARISRIPALVRLADLATVPAVRKVLGAIAGVGLTASAASLMAANLLPDRAPAEAGATDVGSRMVLERVPDGSDVILRRLPDQDGTSTMRVEEAPGQEAPEQAPTPREWTAAPGDHLWHIAEATLTDAWGRAPSDAELAPYWESVVETNRPRLSDPGNPDLVFPGQVFRLPEPPPAPTPPPAP, via the coding sequence ATGGGCACCCGCAGGATGGCCACCACCGGTCCCCGCCCGGCACCCGAGCCACCACCACCCGCCGACCCGCTCCTGCGGCGGGCGCTCATCGGCGTGGCCTGGATCGTGGCCCTGGTGGCGATCATCCTGCTCCTCGGCCGCCTGGGCTCGGGCCAGCTGTCCACCCCGCCCCTGCTCGACCGCTCCGCCCTGCAGGACTGGCTGGCCACCCGCGACGCGGTGACGGTCGCCTTCGCCCTCGTCCGCCTGGTGGGCCTGGTGCTGGCCTGGTACCTGCTGGTGGTCACGGCCCTCGGCCTGGCCGCGCGCATCAGCCGCATCCCCGCCCTCGTCCGCCTGGCCGACCTGGCCACCGTCCCTGCGGTGCGCAAGGTCCTCGGCGCCATCGCCGGGGTGGGCCTGACCGCGTCGGCGGCCAGCCTCATGGCGGCCAACCTCCTGCCCGACCGGGCCCCGGCCGAGGCCGGCGCCACCGACGTGGGCTCCCGCATGGTGCTCGAGCGCGTCCCGGACGGGTCCGACGTCATCCTCCGGCGCCTCCCGGACCAGGACGGCACCTCCACCATGCGGGTGGAGGAGGCGCCGGGCCAGGAGGCGCCCGAGCAGGCCCCGACGCCCCGGGAGTGGACCGCGGCGCCCGGCGACCACCTCTGGCACATCGCCGAGGCGACCCTCACCGACGCCTGGGGCCGGGCCCCGAGCGACGCCGAGCTGGCGCCCTACTGGGAGTCGGTGGTGGAGACCAACCGACCCCGGCTCTCGGACCCCGGCAACCCCGACCTCGTCTTCCCGGGCCAGGTGTTCCGCCTGCCCGAGCCGCCCCCGGCCCCGACGCCCCCACCCGCGCCCTGA
- a CDS encoding carboxyl transferase domain-containing protein, which produces MEHERWEEEWDLDLRSADPLRAPGYAERLGRLDGESVRTGRVGDHVRVEACFDVLGGSMGVVHGERVVRAFDRAVELGLPVVCVTRSGGARMQEGMASLLQLGRTAAAVRRHGAAGLLSVAVLGDPTTGGVLASYASLCDVRVAEAGATIGFAGPRVVEGTTGEVVDGRSHTAEAALAAGLVDAVAPPEAVDPWVATALGREVRPLPSRRLVPAPGGDDAADVDDPVDGAWAEVVAARRPDRPSGIDVAAVLCDSWLDLAAPDPTVRTALARVDGREVVVVASDRHAGDGRPGPGAFRQARRAVALAGRLGRPLVALVDTPGADPGPESENGGIAREIAETFAAMDAVGVPTLAVCVGEGGSGGALALAWADTLLIQEHATFSVIAPEGAAAILRRDAGQAAAVADQLALTSGALRGLGVVDGVVPDDVAGTVAAVQAALAEVPVGRRRTRPDAVSAAGLA; this is translated from the coding sequence GTGGAGCACGAACGGTGGGAGGAGGAGTGGGACCTCGACCTGCGCAGCGCCGACCCGCTGCGCGCCCCGGGCTACGCCGAGCGGCTGGGCCGCCTCGACGGCGAGTCGGTGCGCACCGGCCGGGTCGGTGATCACGTCCGGGTCGAGGCCTGCTTCGACGTCCTCGGCGGGTCCATGGGGGTGGTCCACGGCGAGCGGGTCGTCCGGGCCTTCGACCGGGCCGTCGAGCTGGGGCTCCCGGTCGTGTGCGTGACCCGCTCCGGCGGGGCCCGCATGCAGGAGGGCATGGCGTCGCTGCTCCAGCTGGGACGGACGGCCGCCGCGGTCCGTCGCCACGGTGCCGCCGGCCTCCTGTCGGTGGCCGTGCTGGGCGACCCGACCACCGGCGGCGTCCTCGCCTCCTACGCCTCGCTGTGCGACGTCCGCGTCGCCGAGGCCGGGGCGACCATCGGCTTCGCCGGCCCCCGGGTCGTCGAGGGCACCACCGGCGAGGTGGTGGACGGACGGTCCCACACCGCCGAGGCGGCCCTCGCCGCCGGCCTGGTCGACGCGGTGGCGCCGCCCGAGGCCGTCGATCCCTGGGTGGCGACCGCCCTCGGGCGCGAGGTGCGGCCCCTGCCGAGCCGGCGCCTCGTCCCCGCGCCGGGCGGTGACGACGCCGCCGACGTCGACGACCCCGTCGACGGGGCCTGGGCCGAGGTCGTGGCCGCCCGGCGGCCGGACCGGCCCAGCGGCATCGACGTGGCCGCCGTCCTCTGCGACTCCTGGCTCGACCTGGCCGCACCCGACCCCACCGTCCGCACCGCCCTGGCCCGGGTCGACGGCCGCGAGGTCGTGGTGGTGGCCTCGGACCGCCACGCTGGCGACGGCCGCCCCGGCCCCGGGGCCTTCCGCCAGGCCCGTCGGGCCGTGGCCCTGGCCGGCCGGCTCGGTCGCCCGCTCGTCGCCCTGGTCGACACGCCGGGCGCCGACCCCGGCCCCGAGAGCGAGAACGGGGGCATCGCCCGGGAGATCGCCGAGACCTTCGCGGCCATGGACGCCGTCGGGGTGCCGACCCTCGCCGTGTGCGTGGGGGAGGGGGGCAGTGGCGGGGCGCTGGCCCTGGCCTGGGCCGACACGCTGCTCATCCAGGAGCACGCCACCTTCTCGGTGATCGCACCCGAGGGGGCGGCGGCCATCCTCCGGCGGGATGCGGGCCAGGCCGCCGCCGTCGCCGACCAGCTGGCGCTCACAAGTGGTGCCCTGCGGGGCCTGGGCGTGGTCGACGGCGTGGTGCCCGACGACGTGGCCGGCACCGTCGCCGCGGTGCAGGCCGCCCTGGCCGAGGTCCCGGTGGGGCGGCGACGGACCCGCCCCGACGCCGTGTCGGCCGCCGGCCTGGCCTGA
- the hemW gene encoding radical SAM family heme chaperone HemW: protein MPFCRHRCDYCAFATWTDRDALAARYLEACRRHAAALAPGLPPVTSAFVGGGTPSRVDPDALLAVLAELPLVDGAEVTVECNPEDLDDALATTYAAGGVTRASIGVQSTVPHVLAALGRRHPAEAVAPAVSAARRAGLAVSLDLIHGAAGETVDDWRRTVTDVVALAPDHVSAYALTVEAGTPLWDDVARHPSDDDQADKDEVVADLLEAAGYDWYEISSWARPGHRCRHNLLYWTMGDYVALGCAAHGHRDGVRYWHGRTPERYLAAIEGGTDPVAGSERLDPDARALEALQLSLRTRAGVPLSALPVDDREALAGIVEQVGDRLVLTRRGRLLANEVAVRLVAPQPTAP, encoded by the coding sequence GTGCCGTTCTGCCGGCACCGCTGCGACTACTGCGCCTTCGCCACCTGGACCGACCGCGACGCGCTGGCCGCCCGCTACCTGGAGGCCTGCCGCCGCCACGCCGCCGCCCTCGCCCCCGGCCTGCCGCCGGTCACCTCCGCCTTCGTCGGCGGCGGCACGCCCTCGCGGGTCGACCCCGACGCCCTCCTCGCGGTGCTGGCCGAGCTGCCGCTGGTCGACGGGGCCGAGGTCACCGTGGAGTGCAACCCCGAGGACCTCGACGACGCCCTGGCCACCACCTACGCGGCCGGTGGCGTCACCCGGGCGTCCATCGGCGTGCAGTCGACGGTGCCCCACGTGCTCGCCGCCCTCGGCCGGCGGCACCCGGCCGAGGCCGTGGCCCCGGCCGTTTCCGCCGCCCGGCGGGCGGGCCTGGCCGTGAGCCTCGACCTGATCCACGGCGCCGCCGGGGAGACGGTCGACGACTGGCGTCGCACCGTGACCGACGTGGTCGCCTTGGCCCCCGACCACGTGAGCGCCTACGCCCTCACCGTCGAGGCCGGCACCCCGCTCTGGGACGACGTGGCCCGCCACCCCAGCGATGACGACCAGGCCGACAAGGACGAGGTGGTCGCCGACCTGCTGGAGGCGGCCGGGTACGACTGGTACGAGATCTCCAGCTGGGCCCGGCCCGGGCACCGGTGCCGGCACAACCTCCTCTACTGGACGATGGGGGACTACGTCGCCCTCGGCTGCGCGGCCCACGGCCACCGCGACGGCGTGCGCTACTGGCACGGGCGGACGCCGGAGCGCTACCTGGCCGCCATCGAGGGCGGCACCGACCCGGTGGCGGGCTCGGAGCGCCTCGACCCCGACGCCCGGGCGCTCGAGGCCCTCCAGCTGTCGCTGCGCACCCGCGCCGGGGTGCCCCTCTCGGCCCTCCCGGTCGACGACAGGGAGGCCCTGGCCGGCATCGTCGAGCAGGTCGGTGACCGTCTGGTGCTCACCCGGCGAGGGCGCCTGCTGGCCAACGAGGTCGCGGTGCGCCTCGTCGCCCCCCAGCCCACGGCCCCCTGA
- a CDS encoding transcriptional regulator yields the protein MSIIDSEIDDEATALYGRKVGERLRSIRRQKGLSLQDAEESSGQEFKASVLGAYERGERAISVPRLQRLARFYNVPVDQLLPRERSADEEVLDLTVPVPEDRRIVLDLTRLDALSGVASEMLTRYLTMIQVQRQDFNGRVLTIRRDDLRAIACILDTTEDGAVKRLDELGLSLVR from the coding sequence TTGAGCATCATCGACAGCGAGATCGACGACGAGGCGACCGCCCTCTACGGCCGCAAGGTCGGCGAGCGCCTGCGGTCGATCCGGCGCCAGAAGGGCCTCTCGCTGCAGGACGCGGAGGAGAGCTCGGGCCAGGAGTTCAAGGCCTCGGTGCTCGGGGCCTACGAGCGCGGCGAGCGGGCCATCTCGGTGCCCCGCCTCCAGCGCCTGGCCCGCTTCTACAACGTGCCCGTCGACCAGCTGCTGCCGCGAGAGCGCAGCGCCGACGAGGAGGTCCTCGACCTCACCGTCCCGGTGCCCGAGGACCGCCGCATCGTCCTCGACCTCACCCGGCTCGACGCCCTCTCGGGCGTGGCCTCGGAGATGCTGACCCGCTACCTCACGATGATCCAGGTCCAGCGCCAGGACTTCAACGGCCGGGTCCTCACCATCCGCCGCGACGACCTGCGGGCCATCGCCTGCATCCTCGACACCACCGAGGACGGCGCGGTCAAGCGCCTCGACGAGCTCGGCCTGTCGCTGGTCCGCTGA
- a CDS encoding RsmE family RNA methyltransferase produces MPPRGRGPHVFVADLERPELDDDDHHHLARSLRLRPGDPLTLSDGAGRWRPARFGDRPEPDGAIEEEGAPGPPVVVALAPVKGQRPEWAVQKLTELGVDEIWLLVADRSVVRWEGERAERHRERLARVAREAAMQSRRCTLPVLRTGVGVDAARAHPAGVALAHPGGDPPRLGPALLVGPEGGWSDDELSSAPAVVALGPTVLRAETAAVAAGALLTALRAGVVAPGRSVAPPEDQH; encoded by the coding sequence GTGCCGCCCCGGGGGCGGGGACCGCACGTCTTCGTCGCCGACCTCGAGCGCCCCGAGCTCGACGACGACGACCACCACCACCTGGCCCGGTCGCTCCGCCTGCGCCCCGGCGACCCCCTCACGCTCTCAGACGGCGCCGGCCGCTGGCGCCCGGCCCGCTTCGGCGACCGCCCCGAGCCCGACGGCGCCATCGAGGAGGAGGGCGCCCCCGGCCCCCCCGTCGTGGTCGCGCTGGCCCCGGTCAAGGGCCAGCGCCCGGAGTGGGCGGTGCAGAAGCTGACCGAGCTGGGCGTGGACGAGATCTGGCTCCTGGTGGCCGACCGGTCGGTGGTCCGCTGGGAGGGGGAGCGGGCCGAGCGCCACCGCGAGCGCCTGGCGCGGGTCGCCCGCGAGGCGGCCATGCAGAGCCGACGGTGCACCCTCCCGGTGCTGCGCACCGGGGTCGGCGTGGACGCGGCCCGGGCCCACCCGGCCGGCGTGGCCCTGGCCCACCCCGGCGGCGACCCGCCCCGGCTCGGGCCCGCGCTGCTGGTGGGCCCGGAGGGGGGCTGGTCCGACGACGAGCTGTCGTCCGCCCCCGCGGTGGTGGCCCTCGGACCCACCGTGCTCCGGGCCGAGACGGCCGCGGTGGCGGCCGGAGCCCTGCTCACGGCGCTGCGGGCCGGGGTCGTCGCCCCGGGACGCTCCGTGGCGCCCCCGGAGGACCAGCACTGA